In the genome of Camarhynchus parvulus chromosome 23, STF_HiC, whole genome shotgun sequence, the window TTTTTGGTGTGATctgctgagggtttttttgtgtgatCTATTGGAAGTTTTTCTGTATgatctgctgggtttttttttggtgtgatctcctgggttttttgtgtaatctgctggggttttttgtgtgatCTGCTGGGTTTTTGGTATGATCTGGGTTTTTGGTGTGATCTGCTGCCCTTCATCCCCAGAGCCATCCACGGGCCCTTCTGCAATCccagtgggaaggagcagcttcCTTACGGAAGAGCAGGACACAGGCAAGGGCTGGGAGAGAGATTTACTAAAACGAGCTCAGGGTGGGCAGCTGAAGGCTGGGAAAGCTCTGCCCCCTGCCCCAGAACTGCCCACGGGGTCTGTGTCCTGCACAGCCCTTCCATGGGACCATCCAGCGTCACCTTGTGCCAAATTTCCCgttctctgtccctgcagggggCTCGGGGAGGGGCTGGCTCAGCCTTTCCCCCGTGctctcctgcagggagcagctgttcCCCTGCACCAAGCTCCGGATCTGCCCCCAGGCCTCCTCCAGGTGCTGGGAGGGACGGATCCACCGGAGGAAAAAACCTGGCAGGGAGAAAGGGCTGGGGGTGAGCTGAGCCTTgtcagagagggaaaaacacagcactggagggaaAAACCTGATAGAGAGAAAGGGCTGGGGGTGAGCTGAGCCTTgtcagagagggaaaaacacagcactggagggaaAAACCTGATAGAGAGAAAGGGCTGGGGGTGAGCTGAGCCctgacagggaagaaaaaacctgATGAGAGAAAGGGCGGGGTAGCCCCCCTGTAgaaagggcacagcagctgcccctgAGCTGAGGGTGGATGTTGGGAGGATCCCACTcaccctgccacagctggatgCTCTGGGGCTCCACGGAGGGCCAGATCACCAGGGGGTTGTGCGAGTACAGAGGGTTCAGGTACTTGTGCTTCTCCTCAGGCTGGTCCAGCCATGCCCACAGCGAGTGGGTGCTTTCCCTCACCTTACACAGGCTCCTGTGGGGGCACAGGTGGGACACATCCCAGTCCCCAGCGGGGTTTGGTGTCACCTGAGCCGTGACAGGAGGGGTTTGTCCCCGCACCCACCTCTCCCTCTCGTTGTTGCACAGGAAGGTGCCGTAGGCCGAGGCGTAGGCGTTGTCAGAgagggtgagcagcagctgctccccaaatTCCAGCGACAGGGGGAACTGCCGGCTCAGCTGCCACACGCAGtcgaggaagaggaggaacaCCGGAGCCTCCTGCTTGCCCCGGGCGTGCGAGGAGGCGGAGCGGGCGCAGCGCAGCTGGAAGGGGTGCCCGGCCTGTGGGACCCCCATGGTGACCCAGAGTGAGGCCCCCGGCCAGGCTGGGACCCCCACCCTGCTGAGAAATCTCTCACCTGGATCCATTCccgctccagcagcccctggaagCCCTGCAGGGTGCGGCAGGCGGGGTCCAGGATGAGCTGGGCCAGCGCTGTCACCAGCAGCGTGGTGTCCGTGCCCTCGGCGCCGTGCACCAGCACCGTGCAGCCCTCCCTGCGGGGCCGGCCGGccttggggtcactctgggcGCTCAGAAAGGGGCGAGGTGGGCAAGGTGCACCCCCCGTACCTGTCCAGGCACTGGGCAGCCAGGCAGGCCGTGCTCAGGGCGGCCTTGACGTGGCTGAGCCAGCGGCTGCTGTCCAGGCGGCCCAGCCAGCGCTCCATGGTCACAGCGGGGTCACTGCACAGCTCCACCAGCCTGGAGAAACTGTCCTGCAGCACACGGCCCCTGGcgacacaggggacacaggggacacggtGGCACAGtcacacaggggacagcagcctgCCCTCACTGTGGTatttgtgagggtccccaggatgaaggagaaaTTGAGAATATGACTCTGTGTTCTCAgcaggctgatttattattgtATTGTGTggtataatttatattttattttatagtatATTTTAGAGTATATTTTTAGagtatattttatattacattatattttacattacattactttttattttatatgttatattttattttatattttatgttatttgtCATGTTATATTTTGTCATATTTTACATGttatatattacataatatTCTATATTTTGTATTACATTATATTCTATATTGCATATTATATTCTGTATTATagattatattgtattgtattacaTTTTGTATTATAGATGATATTGTATCAtattatattttgtattataGATGATATTGTATTCTATTCTATATTCTGTATTATTGCATTATATAATATTGTATTATTATACAATATTACATAATACAATAATATTTCTGTGATATATTTGTAATTATCTAttcatattatatatttatattatagcATCATATTATATGTTtatgttatatatttatttgtatatttatatttatttgtatatttatattatgtGAATGCTGTACTAAACgatactaaaaagaatagagaGAGGATGCTTACAGAAGGCTTATCAAGAATGATAACACAAGCTGGTGGCTCCTCAGAACCTCGACACATCTGGCCGTGATTGGCCATGAAGTTAAACCAATTCCCATGCTGAATAACCCATgcccagagcccatcccagagcagcgcagcaggagaagggaattTCCCAGCAATGCGGCAGCGCCGCCCTCACCTGTCCAGGGCGCGGTGCAGCCGTCCCCAGCCGGGGTAGGCGGATTTGTGCTCGGTGCCGCCGCCGCTGATCCGCGCCTGCTTGGCCGCCTGCGCCGAGCGCGTGTCCAGGACGAAGCCGCGCTCGCCCTCGGCCAGGattgtccccaggagctgctcgTCCTCACGGCTGCGCCGCCGGTTGGGTCCTGtcaggggctggctgctgcggagcagggcctggggacaggggacagctgggcaTGGAGGAGAgagggctccaggagagggatttgggataaGGGACtgggggacaggacacagggaatgtccagcctggagaggagagggctccaggagagggatttgggataaGGGACtgggggacaggacacagggaatgtccagcctggagaggagagggctccaggagagggatttgggataagggatggggggacaggacacagggaatgtccagcctggaggagagagggCTCTAGGAGAGGCAGAGAGGGATTTGAGATAGGGATTGCATAGCTGGGAATGACCACCTGCAGGAGAGAGGGCTCCAGAGTGACCTCAGagagcctaaaggggctccaggagagctggagagggatttgggataaGGGATtgggggacaggacacagggaatgtccagcctggaggagagggcTCCAGGGTGACCTCAGagagcctaaaggggctccaggagagctggagagggatttgggaaaaggGATTGGGGGATTGAACAGCTGGGAATGTCCACTGGAGGAgagggggctccaggagagggatttgggataaGGGACtgggggacaggacacagggaatgtccagcctggaggagagagggCTCTaagagggctggagagggatttgggtTAAGGGACTGGGagatggcacagctgggagaagaATGTCCActggaggggagggggctccaggagagctggagagggatttggggtaaaGGGATTAGGgaacaggacacagggaatggtttccactagcagagagcagggctggatgggatattgggaaggaattgttccctgggaggggctggaatggtTTTCCCAGAGAATctgaggctgcccctggatccctggcagtgcccgaggccaggctgggacaccctgggacagcggaggtgtccctgccatggcaggggtggcactggatgagctctaagatcccttcccacccaatCCTGGAATCCTCTGCAGATTGAATCCCCCTGCTGAGGGGTAGGGGGGGCGGCAGAGGGGCGGCCCGGACTCACGGtgccgtttttggggtggaagTAGCTGAGGACGGGGAAGCGCCCGCCCTGCCGGAACCGCGCCGCCCTCGCCACGATGTCATCGGCCACGGCCGCGGGCACCATCACGGCGGGCGGGTACGAGGGGCAGACGCTGAAATCGCTGTTCACGGTGCTCAGCCGCCACCGGCTCGTCTGGGGGAGAAGCGACATCGGCGACATCGGCGACATCGGCGACATCGGCGGCAGAGCGCGGGgaaggcggcggggccgggccgggcgggctcACCTGCGAGGCCACCCGCTGGAAGTGGCGCTCGGGGACGCggaggtgccagccctgctggagctgcaggctcGGCGGGCGGTAGAAGAACGGGTACAGCATCATCACCGAGTCCACCGAGGAGAGAGCCTGCTCAGGGACACcggggctgctcagggacaccGGGGCTGGCGCTGTCCCCGTGTGCCAGCCCCGTGTGCCAGCGCAGTGTTTACCCAGTTAATGCCGGACccagagcaaacacagcagcGCTTTTCCGACCCTTTGGAGGTTGGCAGCGCTTTTCCAACCCTCTTTTGCCCGGCCGGGGCTCACCTCGATGGAGCTGGCGATGTTCAGACACTGCTCCATGCCCGGgatctccagctgcagcacctgcaggtcCTTGCAGCGCAGCGTGATGGTGCCGGAGGAGCCGCAGACCCTGCGGGAGGGGGGTCAGGGCTGGCTCGGGGACAGTCAGGGCTGCTTTGGGGACAGCACCGAGCCGCCCTCTCCCCCCTCGAGGGCCGTGCCGTGCTTGAGGCTCTCATCTGCCAGCGCAGCCGGGATGGGGCGAGGTGACAGAGAGGCAAAAAGCCAAAGCTGGTGTCCCGCAGGGAGCCGCCACTCCGGGGGGGTTGGTACAGCCTAAATTCTGcacgaggaagaggaggaggaggaggaggaggagaggaggcaaTGCCCGCTCTGCCCCCGccgggaggaagaggaagaggaaggacaAGGTGCCCGGGTGCAGCGCGGTGCCCGTGGGGTGCCCACCGGGACAGGGGGGATCCTCCAGCTCAGGCACgggtgacagggacagcgacagccttggggacatccccaCCTTTTCTCCACGGCGTCCACGTTGCGGatgagcagccagagctccagctggccgcgggggcaggaggagagcagcaggtggTGGCTGGTGATGCACAGCGTGCCCCGCACCGCGGGCAGCCCCTGTCGCGACAGCAGCACGTCCTCCACTGTCGCCGTCTTGATCAGCTCCGAGAACTCCATGGGCGCCGCCTGGGCCCGGccggggagggaggaaagggaaagaaagaaaaaaaattaaaaggggaaATCCTGCGGCTCTGGGCCCGCCTGGAAAGCTCTGCCCCGCGCGTCACGCGGCGCGCTGTCCCCTCTCCGTGGTGGCATTGTCACCTCCAGCGCGCGGCAGTGCCACATGGCTCCGCCAGGCagcggggaaactgaggcacagcgGGCTGCgctggaggggattttggggggggatttttgggatcgcagggagcagctcccggTCCTACCCCGCCCCGCTGGGCTGCTCCCGTTAGCGAGCCCGACACCACCCGGTCCCCAcgggctctgctgtccccagagccacccccggggctggaggaggaggaggaggaggagggtgggtggcagtgctgctgccccgGGCACCCCTCTGCTTACCTGCTCGGGCTGGGGGGCAGGTGGGGACCTGGGGGGACAAGCCGGGTGCGAGCAGGGCACCTCAGAGTGCCAACAGGGACCTGCCGGCCACAaggagaggtttttttgggggtgcaAACGGGAATTTTAGGGCGCAagcaggggatttggggggacaAGGAAGAGTTCAGGGTGCTCGGacgggggtttgggggcgcGGAGGGGGAGTTGGGGCACTCGGGGTGGAAGGGGAGGTGGCGATGTCCCCgcacagcccggcccggcccggcccggccggcggATGTCGGGTTTAAGgtggcccggcccggcccggctcggaGAGAGGCGGCGATGCCcggggctggatttggggctgggtttggggtccctgcgTGCGGTGCCACAgcgaggggacacggggggggcgcgtgggaggggacacgggaggggacagcgggactGGGGAGCGGCGCAAGGGGAGAacgggggggattttggggatactctgggggtctgggggggacGGCGGTGGGCAGGTGGGACCCCGGAGACGCAGGTGAGACCCCTGAGCCACCCCCGTTGCCCCTggagcgcggcgggcgcggggagCTGGCGCAGGACACATCCGGACGCGGCTCCACCTTAAGGTCGCGTCCGGGTGCGGGACCCCGgctgccccccccccccgtttctttttccttcctcgGGTTTTTTTGGGCCCCCCCAAGAAGCGGGGAAGGGCGGCTGAGGCCGGGGATAAATCATTCAATCATTCCCGCTCCTCCGTGCCCGGTGGTGGCTCCGTCCGGGAACGGGGAGGCTCCTCCCGGGAGGAGACAATgatgttaaaaaagaaaagaaaaggaaaaaaaaaaaaccccaacaaaataaaacaaaaaaaaccaaaacaaaacaaaacaaaaaaaaaaacaacgcAAGAAGCCAAAAATACTCCTCTAGATAAGGAAATTCCTGCCCATCGGATTCGTCCTCGAGGGGTGGATAAATAGCCGGGAACCgggtgcagctggggcaggcagcGGGTGGGTGGTCGCGGGCAGTGCGGGGGCTTCATTCACCCCTGGGGAGGCGTTGAGGGCGCAGGAATCAGCGGAGCTTTTTGGGACCCGCTCTGCTTCGTCCCACCATGGCTCTCAGCCAGCTGAAATTCAAGGAACTGGGCGAGGAGGAGCCCACCTGGGAGCAGGAGAACCTGGAGAGCCTGAAGGCGCTGGCGGCCAAGCTGAAGCTGCAGACGCGCAGACCCTCGTACCTGGAGTGGGAGGCGCGGGTGAGGGGGCAGCGCTGGGGCACCCCCGGGGCGCTGCAGagccccccgcagccccggcagccGCAGCCTGGGGGCGTCTGTGGCTTTGCCACCGTGGAGGCGGCTCTGGAGTGGCTCAGGACGGAGCTGGTGAGTGGCACGGGGACAGGGAGTGCTGGGGACCGGGCACGGCGGGGTGCGGGGGTCTGGGGTCCTCTGGGTGCGCAGGGATTTTCCCGAGGTTTTTGCGGCTCTGGGgtgtcacagctctgcccctgaCCCCTCATGGCACCGGGGGTGGTGGCCTTGTGGCGGTCACCCCCTTGTGACCCCCTGCTGCCGCtctgggggtggcacagagggcacGGTCTGGCACCGCGGGCGGATCGCGGGGTCTGTGGCCTGGCCGAGCGCCATCCCCGCTGCCCGGGCACCGATCCCGCGGCTCCATGGCtgttccctccttcccccagcgGGAGATGCAGGCCCTGGACCAGCGGCTGGCGCAGCAGCTGATGCGGCTGCGGGCGCGGCTGCACCGGCTGAAGGTGGAGCAGGCCTGCCACCAGCACAAGGAGATGCTGGACGACGCCACCTTCGGCCTCGAGGGCTGCGAGGAAGACTCGGATCTGCTGTGCACCATCCCCCCCAAGGCCGCCTTCCTGCTCTCCACGCCGCT includes:
- the FAM167B gene encoding protein FAM167B codes for the protein MALSQLKFKELGEEEPTWEQENLESLKALAAKLKLQTRRPSYLEWEARVRGQRWGTPGALQSPPQPRQPQPGGVCGFATVEAALEWLRTELREMQALDQRLAQQLMRLRARLHRLKVEQACHQHKEMLDDATFGLEGCEEDSDLLCTIPPKAAFLLSTPLKHIGVTRMNINSRRFSLC
- the LOC115912874 gene encoding myotubularin-related protein 9-like, producing the protein MEQCLNIASSIEALSSVDSVMMLYPFFYRPPSLQLQQGWHLRVPERHFQRVASQTSRWRLSTVNSDFSVCPSYPPAVMVPAAVADDIVARAARFRQGGRFPVLSYFHPKNGTALLRSSQPLTGPNRRRSREDEQLLGTILAEGERGFVLDTRSAQAAKQARISGGGTEHKSAYPGWGRLHRALDRGRVLQDSFSRLVELCSDPAVTMERWLGRLDSSRWLSHVKAALSTACLAAQCLDREGCTVLVHGAEGTDTTLLVTALAQLILDPACRTLQGFQGLLEREWIQAGHPFQLRCARSASSHARGKQEAPVFLLFLDCVWQLSRQFPLSLEFGEQLLLTLSDNAYASAYGTFLCNNERERWVRGQTPPVTAQVTPNPAGDWDVSHLCPHRSLCKVRESTHSLWAWLDQPEEKHKYLNPLYSHNPLVIWPSVEPQSIQLWQGFFLRWIRPSQHLEEAWGQIRSLVQGNSCSLQESTGERLSQPLPEPPAGTENGKFGTR